The Nonlabens spongiae genome contains a region encoding:
- a CDS encoding DEAD/DEAH box helicase: MELKPYQHKVIKDLESFLQILQEKQNPAQAYKQYWESRVGPYTPQIDGSFTGMTPYKDNIPNATHIAIKVPTAGGKTFIACNALHSINKHFNQGNPKAVVWLVPWSNLLQQTFNNLSEASHPYREKLNTLFNGRVEVYEKEGLLQGANFTPSSVTEQLNIFVFNFSSLRINSRKKDDRKIYKECGYLESFRESVIDKDLVLPDTDETALINVIRSLNPVVIVDESHNAESDLSVEMLNNLNPSLVLDLTATPKSNSNIISFVNAMELKKENMVKLPVVVYNHNKKEEVISSALHLRRQLELHAEKEEEVTGKYIRPIILFQAQSNIKGKNNTTFQNIKDKLVKLKIPEEQIRIKVSGIDELKDEDLMSRDCPVRYIITVNALKEGWDCPNAYILASLADKSSPVEVEQILGRVLRQPYVTKHQNPLLNLSFVLTASAKFNETLDNIVEGLQESGFSRDDYYAEEAPQEELTDQEVLQQDLFGKGKKDDKPVSDDVFEVNTIDFDPEDEVSLENLEVHQPEIVNHITGKAAQESEAFDKAVQKTTIDDDTALITQVMGKKPTLYKVMEKYRETWSRLRLPQFYIKQEHDADAQSVLFEEAASYETLLNKVELLAGFNLATKNADIQFDELSADIRTIDFNEEKKAVEIGTKLSHRGKRFLLDNILAKPKDKQLKDVTDIIVSKLGDMYPIPEQDLKSYVSRVFGSLDKSQIQDVITNDFNYVRNIKNHINDLTSDYTKKQFKQKLASKTIFTDTKFELPESICPIRTSTNMAKSLYEKEGHMNNFERDMITDIAALDNVLFWHRNLDRGKGFFLNGFSSNHYPDFIVYTKSDHVILIETKGDDRDNPDSRDKNRLGKAWDKEAGDRFSYFMVFQTKEVEDCYTAKSIIEVVKNL; this comes from the coding sequence ATGGAATTAAAGCCTTATCAACATAAAGTTATTAAAGACCTTGAGTCATTCTTGCAGATATTGCAGGAAAAACAGAATCCTGCTCAAGCCTATAAGCAGTATTGGGAAAGCCGTGTAGGACCTTATACTCCACAAATAGATGGTTCTTTTACAGGTATGACCCCTTATAAGGATAATATACCTAATGCTACTCACATAGCTATCAAAGTGCCCACGGCTGGTGGTAAGACCTTTATTGCCTGTAATGCCCTACACAGTATTAACAAGCACTTCAACCAAGGGAATCCTAAAGCTGTGGTTTGGCTGGTGCCGTGGTCTAATTTACTTCAACAGACCTTTAATAATCTGTCCGAGGCCTCTCACCCTTATCGGGAAAAGCTCAACACTTTATTCAATGGACGTGTTGAAGTATATGAAAAAGAGGGCTTGTTGCAGGGTGCCAATTTCACCCCATCATCTGTTACCGAGCAGCTCAATATTTTTGTGTTCAACTTCAGTAGTCTTAGGATTAACAGCCGTAAAAAGGATGATAGAAAAATTTATAAGGAGTGTGGATATTTAGAGAGCTTTCGCGAAAGCGTAATAGATAAAGACCTTGTGCTACCAGATACAGATGAGACAGCGTTAATTAATGTAATACGAAGCCTGAATCCCGTGGTCATTGTGGACGAAAGCCATAATGCCGAGAGTGACCTGAGTGTGGAAATGCTCAACAACCTCAACCCATCATTGGTTCTGGATCTCACAGCAACTCCTAAGTCCAATAGCAACATCATCAGCTTTGTCAATGCCATGGAACTCAAGAAGGAGAACATGGTCAAACTGCCTGTAGTAGTATACAATCACAATAAAAAGGAAGAAGTCATAAGTAGTGCCCTGCACCTGAGAAGGCAGCTGGAACTTCATGCAGAGAAAGAAGAAGAGGTAACAGGTAAATACATCAGACCTATAATTTTATTTCAGGCTCAGAGCAACATAAAGGGGAAGAACAATACTACCTTTCAAAATATAAAGGACAAGCTGGTCAAGCTCAAAATACCAGAAGAACAGATTCGTATAAAAGTAAGTGGCATCGACGAGCTGAAAGATGAGGACTTGATGTCTAGGGATTGTCCTGTTAGATATATCATTACCGTAAATGCCTTAAAAGAAGGCTGGGACTGCCCCAATGCTTATATACTGGCTTCACTCGCAGATAAATCCAGTCCTGTTGAGGTGGAGCAGATTCTGGGTAGGGTATTAAGACAGCCTTATGTCACCAAGCATCAAAATCCTTTGTTGAACCTGTCCTTTGTGTTGACAGCTTCTGCCAAGTTTAATGAGACGCTGGACAATATTGTTGAAGGGTTACAAGAATCAGGTTTCTCTAGAGATGATTATTATGCCGAGGAAGCACCTCAAGAAGAATTGACCGACCAAGAAGTATTACAGCAGGATTTATTTGGTAAAGGAAAAAAAGATGATAAGCCTGTAAGTGATGATGTTTTTGAAGTAAATACTATTGACTTTGATCCAGAAGATGAAGTGAGTCTGGAGAACCTTGAGGTCCACCAACCAGAAATAGTAAATCATATAACTGGAAAAGCAGCACAAGAGAGTGAGGCATTTGACAAAGCAGTTCAAAAAACCACTATAGATGACGATACAGCGCTAATTACGCAGGTTATGGGAAAGAAACCTACCTTGTACAAGGTCATGGAAAAGTATAGAGAGACGTGGTCACGCTTGAGATTGCCACAATTCTATATAAAGCAAGAACATGATGCGGATGCACAAAGCGTGCTATTTGAAGAGGCTGCCAGCTATGAAACCTTACTCAATAAAGTAGAGCTACTGGCAGGATTTAATCTAGCCACCAAGAATGCAGATATCCAGTTTGATGAACTAAGTGCAGACATCAGGACTATTGACTTCAATGAGGAAAAGAAAGCCGTTGAGATAGGTACAAAATTATCTCACAGAGGCAAAAGGTTTCTGTTGGATAACATACTTGCCAAACCTAAGGATAAACAGCTCAAAGATGTAACTGACATCATTGTATCAAAGCTGGGTGACATGTACCCCATTCCAGAACAGGATTTGAAGAGTTACGTTTCCCGGGTTTTTGGCTCACTCGATAAGTCACAAATTCAAGATGTGATTACTAATGATTTCAACTATGTAAGGAATATTAAAAATCACATTAATGACCTGACTAGTGATTATACAAAAAAGCAATTCAAACAAAAGTTAGCAAGCAAAACGATTTTCACAGATACTAAGTTTGAATTACCTGAGTCAATATGTCCAATACGAACTAGTACAAACATGGCTAAATCTCTTTATGAGAAAGAAGGTCATATGAACAACTTTGAGCGTGATATGATTACAGATATTGCTGCACTCGATAATGTATTGTTCTGGCATAGAAATCTAGATAGAGGTAAAGGCTTTTTCCTAAACGGATTCAGTTCTAATCACTATCCTGATTTTATCGTTTATACAAAAAGTGACCATGTTATCCTCATAGAGACCAAAGGTGACGATAGGGATAATCCTGACAGCAGGGACAAAAATCGTTTAGGCAAGGCCTGGGACAAGGAAGCAGGTGACCGGTTCAGTTACTTCATGGTCTTCCAAACCAAAGAGGTGGAGGACTGCTATACGGCTAAGAGTATCATTGAGGTGGTTAAAAATTTATAA
- a CDS encoding Shedu anti-phage system protein SduA domain-containing protein, producing the protein MALQSNDLYGEFDMTTRELEELDISENSSNTHCYIVDNNGKMYVSFIMSKKKRVKTICKTFIRKSRSQQKYVLSLEFRKENLKGESTVSKGDSIIIPIKENQELSMFWKLISFFQKFNHLVDTGDFSDKYQAITGEGVKEFYSRYEASNKLTQLLDLISSSDLSEDQLKSVIFNQRKKHLYTFYLLLKDSDKKGESIHPRYREKNEIKQQGSEAIWHHFLKRNKWILGLNTELRFIFDLHSEHKLGEENSRGAGSSKTDYLGTSYFTTIIELKTEKTKIFKNSKGNSSRANTWSFSSDFIEAYSQILAQNDDIQKNRKKRIEFSDGTALNRDIIKTLDPKCVLIIGTRNNEFPHIDTRETNFKTETFERIRRDIKKIDIITYDELFERAYHIVNPTPLPSNWFTIPIEEFIEKYLE; encoded by the coding sequence ATGGCATTACAAAGTAATGATCTTTACGGTGAATTTGATATGACCACTAGAGAATTGGAAGAATTAGATATATCGGAAAATTCTTCTAATACTCATTGCTATATAGTAGACAATAATGGTAAGATGTATGTCTCCTTCATTATGTCTAAAAAGAAAAGGGTAAAAACAATATGCAAAACTTTTATCCGTAAATCCCGCTCCCAGCAAAAATATGTTCTCAGCTTAGAATTTAGGAAAGAAAATTTGAAGGGTGAAAGTACAGTCAGTAAAGGTGACTCTATAATTATTCCTATTAAGGAAAATCAAGAGTTGAGTATGTTTTGGAAGCTGATTAGTTTTTTTCAAAAATTCAATCACCTTGTAGATACTGGAGATTTTTCTGACAAATATCAAGCTATAACTGGTGAGGGCGTAAAGGAATTTTACTCTAGATACGAGGCATCTAATAAATTAACCCAATTACTTGACTTGATTTCATCTTCCGATTTGAGTGAAGATCAGTTGAAGTCGGTGATATTTAATCAAAGAAAAAAGCATTTATATACATTTTACCTATTGTTAAAAGATTCTGACAAGAAAGGGGAGTCCATCCATCCAAGATATCGAGAGAAAAATGAGATCAAACAACAAGGCAGTGAAGCCATCTGGCATCATTTTCTGAAACGTAACAAATGGATATTAGGACTAAATACAGAACTAAGATTTATTTTTGACTTGCATAGTGAACACAAGTTAGGTGAAGAAAACTCTAGAGGTGCTGGGAGTTCCAAAACGGATTATCTGGGAACATCATATTTCACGACAATTATTGAGCTCAAGACTGAAAAAACAAAGATTTTTAAAAATTCCAAGGGTAATTCTTCAAGGGCTAATACATGGTCTTTCTCATCAGACTTTATAGAAGCCTACAGTCAAATTCTAGCTCAAAATGATGACATTCAAAAAAATCGAAAGAAGAGGATTGAATTTTCTGACGGGACGGCTCTGAATAGAGACATTATAAAAACTTTAGACCCCAAATGTGTTCTCATTATTGGCACAAGAAATAATGAATTTCCTCATATTGATACTCGAGAAACTAATTTCAAAACTGAAACTTTCGAGAGGATACGCAGGGATATAAAGAAAATTGATATCATTACTTACGATGAGCTCTTTGAAAGAGCATATCATATCGTCAATCCAACGCCTCTGCCCTCTAATTGGTTTACCATACCAATTGAAGAATTTATTGAAAAATATCTAGAATGA
- a CDS encoding UvrD-helicase domain-containing protein yields the protein MIKTPTKQQQIIFDFIEKGNSHGMIDAVAGSGKTSTLINGLKLIDTNNKVLFCAFNKKIQEEISSKTKEYGNVVVRTSYALGLNILKYYSAKFNQKPSESKYYTLINETLKRKKDSWEFEVESSLTINFERIRNIYYSLKEENEPDVFYKTFFSNFYSLVDLSRYTLSYGRGLQAFKELIFKYGIDVDSQNIDLLDAYYNLIQDIIKVGINSAVESGVYDFADMIFLPCYLKLKARSQYDIVLVDECQDLSNAQFKIIRKYLKEKGRFFAVGDPFQSIYGFAGASPKSFHNIKSVFRPQMFELTNCFRCAPEIIELAKDIRPDIQTKNEFKGKVQHINFDQIGDNARSGDYIISRYNAYLFDILFKLLELNKKCKILGKSRILKELKLIIPDNKLDNRNYYENLLYELEKILEAAIKKFGKNPTYLNKLENLRDSISIISSCYIRSENLNTLRELFHYIDGLMNGDDCDSIILSSIHKSKGLESDRVFIIGYPDLPVKLEGMLDWQLYQEECLKYVAITRAKKELFCCSKPSNDTDKQDINSLDVGKCSLDDEIDNLPI from the coding sequence ATGATTAAGACACCAACCAAACAGCAGCAAATAATTTTTGATTTTATCGAAAAAGGAAATTCTCATGGGATGATAGATGCAGTAGCAGGTAGTGGTAAAACTTCTACTCTAATAAATGGTCTGAAACTCATAGACACTAATAATAAGGTACTTTTTTGTGCTTTTAATAAAAAAATTCAAGAAGAAATAAGTTCTAAAACAAAAGAATATGGAAATGTAGTGGTCAGAACATCATATGCTTTGGGGCTAAATATTTTGAAGTATTATAGTGCTAAATTCAACCAGAAACCAAGTGAATCTAAATATTATACATTAATAAATGAGACACTAAAGAGAAAAAAAGACAGTTGGGAATTTGAAGTGGAATCCTCGCTTACAATAAATTTTGAGAGAATAAGAAACATATATTACTCACTCAAGGAAGAAAATGAGCCTGACGTTTTTTACAAAACCTTTTTTAGCAACTTTTACTCTCTAGTTGATTTATCTCGTTACACTTTAAGCTATGGTAGAGGGTTGCAGGCATTCAAAGAATTAATATTTAAGTACGGTATTGATGTGGATAGCCAGAATATAGATTTATTAGATGCTTATTATAATTTAATTCAAGATATTATTAAGGTCGGGATTAATTCAGCAGTAGAATCTGGAGTCTATGACTTTGCGGACATGATTTTTTTACCATGTTATCTAAAATTAAAAGCAAGGTCACAATATGATATAGTTCTGGTTGATGAGTGTCAAGATTTATCCAATGCCCAATTCAAGATAATAAGAAAGTATCTCAAGGAAAAAGGTAGATTTTTTGCAGTAGGCGACCCATTTCAGTCCATTTACGGATTTGCGGGCGCATCTCCAAAATCCTTTCATAACATCAAAAGTGTCTTCCGACCGCAAATGTTTGAATTAACTAATTGTTTTCGATGTGCTCCTGAGATAATAGAACTAGCTAAGGATATTAGACCAGATATCCAAACTAAAAATGAATTTAAAGGTAAAGTTCAGCACATAAATTTTGATCAGATTGGAGACAATGCACGATCTGGTGATTATATCATTTCAAGGTACAATGCATACTTATTTGATATACTCTTCAAACTTCTCGAATTGAATAAAAAATGTAAAATTCTAGGGAAATCCCGTATCTTGAAAGAGTTAAAACTTATAATCCCAGATAATAAACTAGATAATAGAAATTATTATGAAAATTTGCTTTATGAGCTGGAAAAAATTTTAGAAGCAGCAATAAAGAAATTCGGAAAAAACCCCACCTATTTAAATAAGCTTGAGAACCTCAGAGACAGTATCTCTATCATTTCTTCATGCTACATACGTTCTGAGAATCTCAATACTCTAAGGGAGTTATTCCACTATATCGATGGGTTAATGAATGGCGATGACTGTGATTCAATAATTTTATCATCAATTCATAAGTCGAAAGGTTTAGAAAGTGATCGAGTTTTCATTATTGGATATCCGGACCTTCCAGTGAAATTAGAAGGAATGCTTGATTGGCAATTATACCAAGAAGAATGTTTGAAATACGTTGCTATTACAAGAGCAAAAAAGGAACTTTTTTGTTGTAGTAAGCCCTCAAATGATACAGATAAGCAGGATATTAATAGTTTGGATGTTGGGAAATGTAGTTTAGATGATGAAATTGACAATCTACCAATATAA
- a CDS encoding DUF3871 family protein translates to MEKLLIPESPLQLKPVEFKERELYREPLLSVEKANTNPFIEANTKSVSLSHLKKDCTIPVFSKDNEITISHNQFIETSINAAIEALSVSLSQPEVRISHQIKGRTPDALHIPTNELLDHQRTIYYERMAWIARIPSITETIGGNELNLTIGGVRAYNQENLYSKKTHEKFKFFIGFQNMVCCNLCISTDGYRRELKTDNTDDLFAKVFETIQSYNSDQQLELMSNLNKHVISDRQFAQLIGRSKLYQYLPKAEKASLPNLLLTDSQFNTIAKDYYEDESFCRNESGDISMWKVYNLFTGANKSSYIDSFLDRNENAFAFAEGVSKAINGDSDYRWFLS, encoded by the coding sequence ATGGAAAAGCTACTCATTCCTGAAAGCCCTCTCCAGTTGAAACCAGTTGAATTCAAAGAAAGAGAGCTATATCGAGAACCCTTGCTTTCTGTAGAAAAGGCAAATACTAATCCCTTTATAGAGGCTAATACTAAAAGTGTTAGTCTCTCTCATTTGAAGAAGGATTGTACCATTCCCGTGTTTAGTAAGGATAATGAAATCACGATAAGCCACAATCAGTTCATTGAGACATCAATCAATGCAGCTATTGAAGCCTTAAGTGTATCACTATCTCAACCTGAGGTCCGGATAAGTCATCAGATAAAGGGTAGAACCCCTGATGCTCTTCATATTCCAACCAATGAGCTGTTGGATCACCAGAGAACCATCTACTATGAAAGAATGGCATGGATAGCTCGTATTCCATCTATAACTGAAACCATAGGGGGTAATGAACTCAATTTAACCATAGGTGGGGTAAGAGCTTATAATCAAGAGAACCTTTATAGTAAAAAGACTCACGAGAAGTTTAAGTTCTTTATAGGTTTCCAGAATATGGTTTGTTGCAATCTGTGTATATCTACTGACGGCTATAGACGTGAATTGAAAACAGACAATACTGATGATCTGTTTGCAAAGGTGTTTGAAACTATACAGTCTTATAATTCAGACCAGCAATTAGAATTGATGTCAAACCTCAATAAACACGTGATTTCAGATAGGCAATTTGCACAGCTTATTGGTCGATCAAAATTGTATCAGTATTTACCAAAAGCTGAAAAAGCTAGTTTGCCTAATCTGCTACTTACGGATAGTCAATTCAACACGATTGCAAAGGACTATTATGAGGATGAAAGCTTTTGCCGTAATGAATCTGGAGATATATCTATGTGGAAGGTATACAACCTATTCACAGGAGCTAATAAATCATCTTACATTGATTCTTTCCTAGATAGGAATGAGAATGCCTTCGCATTTGCAGAAGGTGTCTCAAAAGCCATCAATGGTGATTCTGATTACCGTTGGTTTTTAAGTTAG
- a CDS encoding AAA family ATPase, translating to MQLRQSERKRAKIKMALQGSAGSGKTYSSLLLAKGLTNGDLSSVAIIDTENGSADLYAHLGSYNVLSLVPPFTPEKYVEAIDVCLKANMAVIILDSISQVWDELLDFHSKLPGNSFANWAKVTPRQKAFVDKILQSNAHIIATMRTKQDYVLNQKDGKYVPEKVGLKAVQRDGVDYEFTLVFDIDSKHYAKASKDRTNLFTDKPEFMINAATGRKILEWCNNGQTIEDVRAQIRDCQDLEALRNLYQRHYNIPELKQDFNAQKSNIEAVKNLSNPKNIMQNGKATHS from the coding sequence ATGCAATTAAGACAATCAGAAAGAAAAAGAGCCAAAATTAAAATGGCTCTGCAAGGAAGTGCTGGAAGCGGTAAAACCTATTCCAGCTTATTATTGGCCAAAGGATTGACAAATGGAGATCTCTCTAGTGTGGCAATTATTGATACTGAAAATGGTAGTGCAGATCTATATGCACATTTAGGTTCTTACAATGTACTTTCACTTGTACCTCCATTCACTCCAGAGAAATATGTTGAAGCTATAGATGTGTGCCTGAAAGCAAACATGGCTGTTATAATTCTAGATTCGATCTCACAAGTTTGGGATGAGCTTTTGGATTTTCATTCAAAGCTACCTGGGAACTCTTTTGCTAATTGGGCTAAAGTGACTCCTCGACAGAAAGCTTTTGTGGATAAAATTCTTCAAAGTAATGCCCACATAATAGCTACCATGAGGACTAAACAGGACTATGTTCTAAATCAGAAAGATGGTAAGTATGTGCCTGAAAAGGTAGGGCTTAAAGCAGTACAACGGGATGGAGTAGACTATGAGTTCACTTTAGTTTTTGACATTGACAGTAAGCACTATGCTAAAGCTAGTAAGGATCGAACTAACTTATTTACCGATAAGCCTGAATTTATGATAAATGCAGCCACGGGTAGGAAGATTTTGGAGTGGTGCAACAATGGTCAGACTATTGAAGATGTCCGAGCCCAGATAAGAGATTGCCAAGATCTTGAGGCGCTTAGAAACTTATACCAAAGGCACTATAACATTCCAGAGCTAAAGCAAGACTTCAATGCACAAAAGTCCAATATTGAAGCAGTAAAGAATTTAAGTAATCCTAAAAATATCATGCAAAATGGAAAAGCTACTCATTCCTGA
- a CDS encoding site-specific integrase, with amino-acid sequence MASIKIILRKKINSKGEYPIVLRIVKDRKSKTISLGLTSALKDWDAKNVKFKKSHPNSSQRNRILLQLQHKALEIVDEYIATDIDFTLEQFEEQFKGTKKSKMTVAEFWEEKIKELQLLGRTGNARAHRDTFNSFFKFQKKRTLKFHQLTPELLLRYETYLRTNGNQDGGIGVKMREIRALFNEAIKKGITNQKYYPFKTYKVSKLKGSNIKKALTRDQIRLMENLDVSTLPKLIDSKNYMIFSYYTGGMNFVDMMKLKWTDIEGDRILYKRSKTKGKFSVKILPPVETVLNWYRSHGNETDYIFPILLKNSLTPMQIENRKAKVLKRFNRDLKEIASKVGIETNVTSYTIRHSFATNLKYAGISMDVIGETMGHRNVNVTRAYLKEFQDDVLDSAMKKLL; translated from the coding sequence ATGGCAAGTATAAAAATCATCTTACGCAAGAAAATAAACTCCAAAGGAGAATACCCAATAGTGCTCCGTATAGTAAAAGATAGAAAGTCAAAGACTATATCCTTAGGACTAACGTCGGCTCTGAAAGATTGGGATGCGAAAAACGTGAAATTCAAGAAAAGTCATCCCAATAGCTCTCAGCGCAATAGAATTTTACTGCAATTGCAGCACAAAGCTTTAGAAATTGTCGACGAGTATATAGCTACAGATATTGATTTTACCTTAGAACAGTTTGAAGAACAATTTAAAGGGACTAAGAAGTCAAAAATGACAGTAGCCGAATTTTGGGAAGAAAAGATCAAGGAACTTCAGCTTCTGGGAAGAACAGGAAATGCCAGAGCCCATAGAGATACGTTCAATTCATTTTTCAAATTTCAAAAAAAGAGGACTTTAAAATTCCATCAATTAACTCCCGAACTCTTGCTAAGGTATGAAACCTATTTGAGAACGAATGGTAACCAAGATGGCGGCATAGGTGTTAAGATGCGTGAGATTAGAGCCTTATTTAATGAAGCAATTAAAAAGGGCATTACTAATCAAAAATACTATCCATTCAAGACTTACAAGGTCTCAAAACTGAAAGGCAGTAACATAAAGAAAGCGCTTACCCGGGATCAGATAAGACTAATGGAAAATTTGGATGTTAGTACATTACCTAAGCTCATAGATTCAAAAAACTATATGATTTTTAGCTATTACACAGGAGGGATGAATTTTGTTGATATGATGAAGCTAAAGTGGACAGATATTGAAGGCGATAGAATACTTTACAAAAGATCTAAAACAAAAGGTAAGTTTTCTGTAAAGATTTTGCCACCAGTTGAAACTGTTCTCAATTGGTATCGGAGCCATGGCAACGAGACTGATTATATTTTTCCCATTTTACTGAAAAATAGTCTCACTCCCATGCAGATTGAAAACAGAAAAGCCAAGGTGTTGAAACGATTCAACCGAGATCTAAAAGAAATTGCTTCTAAAGTTGGAATAGAAACAAATGTTACTAGTTACACAATTAGACACAGCTTCGCTACAAACTTGAAATATGCTGGAATTTCCATGGATGTCATTGGAGAAACGATGGGTCATCGCAATGTCAATGTCACAAGAGCATATTTGAAAGAATTCCAAGATGATGTGTTGGATAGCGCCATGAAGAAACTTTTGTAA
- a CDS encoding helix-turn-helix domain-containing protein, with translation METIENKFFTKEQLERIAHELSGILPFQKEFLSVAELSIYLGISMSAVYKLTSKNEIPFYCPGGKKIYFKKQEINQWIEESRVIPDSEILENGIGSNSLVQIP, from the coding sequence ATGGAAACTATTGAAAATAAGTTTTTTACAAAAGAGCAATTAGAAAGAATTGCACATGAATTGTCGGGAATATTACCATTCCAAAAAGAGTTTTTATCTGTGGCGGAACTATCTATCTATTTGGGTATTTCTATGTCGGCAGTATACAAGCTCACTAGTAAGAATGAGATACCCTTTTATTGTCCTGGGGGTAAGAAAATCTATTTCAAGAAACAGGAAATAAATCAATGGATTGAAGAATCTAGGGTTATCCCAGATTCTGAAATACTTGAAAACGGTATTGGGTCTAACTCTTTAGTCCAGATACCATGA
- a CDS encoding DUF6617 family protein: MSDPHKIFKYFRDVVDPKKLEALKVDSVSRILETYGSLVKSHDYKQGLVTYIGLFSDGTINDPVEAPVIYSFYEKYKTELSRRTKDAIDSIDKLVYKQAESSESAKMILNNINRELYHIRLNVQKQGSPDTYLIESLQAIQSHLHERYGLEEFVFPSGNKKLSFFGFKDSITKNQFRDIYEIAVKYEIIEWDVVGEDTFMEVFLENPSGPETVIYFNCTNSTAKQFIEKLRPLFTSLNAKNIERSGRFFSKQKTMLSETNYNRTRIKTTARDEAISKEIDLIINAS, from the coding sequence ATGTCCGATCCTCATAAAATTTTTAAGTATTTTAGAGATGTAGTTGACCCAAAGAAATTAGAAGCTCTTAAAGTTGATTCTGTATCTCGTATTCTTGAAACATATGGATCCTTGGTAAAATCCCACGACTATAAACAAGGATTAGTAACATATATTGGCTTATTCTCGGATGGTACTATAAATGATCCTGTAGAAGCGCCAGTTATCTACAGTTTCTACGAAAAATATAAGACTGAATTATCAAGGAGAACTAAGGACGCAATTGATTCTATTGATAAGCTAGTATATAAACAAGCAGAATCCTCCGAATCTGCTAAAATGATATTGAATAACATCAATCGTGAATTATATCATATTAGATTGAATGTTCAGAAACAGGGCTCCCCAGACACTTATTTAATTGAGAGTTTACAGGCTATCCAAAGTCATCTGCATGAAAGATATGGTCTTGAGGAATTTGTTTTTCCCTCTGGGAATAAAAAACTTTCTTTTTTCGGTTTTAAAGACTCGATTACTAAAAATCAGTTCAGAGATATTTATGAGATAGCAGTAAAATATGAAATTATTGAATGGGATGTAGTAGGGGAAGATACTTTCATGGAAGTATTTCTTGAAAACCCTTCAGGCCCGGAAACAGTAATTTATTTTAATTGTACAAACTCTACAGCCAAACAGTTTATTGAAAAACTCAGACCTTTGTTTACTTCACTAAACGCTAAGAATATCGAAAGGTCAGGCAGGTTTTTTTCTAAGCAAAAAACAATGCTTAGCGAAACCAATTATAACAGAACTCGTATCAAAACGACCGCAAGAGACGAGGCTATCAGTAAAGAAATAGACTTGATAATAAATGCTTCTTAA